A part of Flavobacteriaceae bacterium GSB9 genomic DNA contains:
- a CDS encoding antibiotic biosynthesis monooxygenase: MLVRIVKMGFYKQNIEVFLDNFHKTKNEIRAFEGCSFLELYRDHNNPSVFFTYSYWESEEALENYRKSELFKRVWGKIKPLFSIRPEAWSVEKLESLK, from the coding sequence ATGTTAGTTAGAATAGTAAAAATGGGGTTTTATAAACAGAATATTGAGGTGTTCCTCGATAATTTCCATAAGACCAAAAATGAAATTCGAGCATTTGAAGGCTGTTCGTTTTTAGAATTGTACAGAGACCATAACAACCCGAGCGTATTTTTTACTTACAGCTATTGGGAATCTGAAGAAGCTTTGGAAAATTATCGAAAATCGGAACTTTTTAAAAGGGTTTGGGGCAAAATAAAACCGCTTTTTAGCATCCGCCCTGAAGCTTGGAGCGTTGAAAAGCTAGAATCA